The Synechocystis sp. PCC 7509 genome includes a window with the following:
- a CDS encoding non-ribosomal peptide synthetase, with protein sequence MNTANIENIYELSPVQQGLLFHSLYESDGAYFVQLSYSFDGLLDIVAFTQAWQKVLERHEPLRTSFYWEGIDKPLQVVNKQVDLPLKQLDWREIAPEEQQIKFQDLLLSDRQRGFNLSTESLLRLTLIRLGDRAYQFVWSSHHIILDGWSTALVFKDFVLLYQAFCQGKDITLPSSSCFADYIAWLQQQDLNQAETFWRRLLKGVQAPTPLTNLEVNNLSLQVEKYDEQRIKLSVATTDKLKTWAKQHQLTLNTLVQGAWALLLSRYSGQNDIVYGVTVSGRPVDLPNAESMVGMFINTLPLRVRVDAQMFLLPWLEQLQHQLLEIRQYEYSPLVEIQGWSEIPRGVPLFESILVFENYPVDQALQNWQADLEIRNLSAVDNTNYPLTISAIPGIELELRIECDRHRFDTSTISRMLGHLQTLLTAMVFNSEVRLHELPLLTAAEKQLLVDWNKTTTNYPHQCIHQLFAQQVEKTPDAVAVVFEGQSLTYQQLNLQANQLAHYLQKLGVGAEVLVGICLERSLDMAIAVLAVFKAGGAYVPLDPDRPLQQLTFMLQDAGCQILLTHKHLAADFESGQIIYLDADRGIISQESQLQPHSTVAPENLAYLIYTSGSTGLAKGVMVTHSSLTNAYFGWEAAYQLQNISCHLQMANFCFDVFVGDLVRALCSGGKLVLCPRDYLLEPAALYSLLRQHQVDCAEFVPAVLTNLVQYLAKSQQRLDFMRLVICGSDSWYGAEYQKIQAVLGDRARLINSYGLTETTIDSSYFETVTGNLSIEQLVPIGRPFANTQLYILDPYLQPVPIGVCGELYIGGSSLARGYHHRPELTAERFIPDGFSDPGSRMYKTGDLARYLPDGNIAFIGRVDYQVKIRGFRLELGEIEAILSQHPAVEKVVVVAREDELGKRLVAYIQCQDVILQLRDFLQSKLPQYAIPSAFVLLRALPLLANGKVDRRSLPQIDLAANLDTFMPPRTPIEEVLAGIWAKILRVEKVGIHNNFFELGGHSLLATQVVSRLREAFKVQLPLRALFESPTVATLAQSLITYELKPGMTKKIAQILQQIEGMSAEDAKTALQSKKAVKSVN encoded by the coding sequence ATGAATACAGCCAATATTGAAAACATTTACGAACTTTCCCCCGTACAACAAGGTTTACTTTTTCACAGCCTGTATGAATCTGACGGCGCTTATTTTGTCCAGTTGAGCTATAGCTTTGATGGATTATTAGATATTGTCGCCTTTACGCAAGCTTGGCAAAAAGTTTTAGAGCGCCACGAACCCTTGCGTACAAGTTTTTATTGGGAAGGGATTGATAAACCTTTGCAAGTTGTCAACAAACAGGTAGATTTGCCCCTCAAACAATTAGATTGGCGGGAAATAGCCCCAGAGGAACAACAAATTAAATTTCAGGATTTGTTGTTGAGCGATCGCCAACGAGGGTTTAATTTATCTACGGAATCTTTGTTGCGTCTAACATTGATTCGTTTAGGCGATCGCGCTTATCAATTTGTTTGGAGTTCTCACCACATCATCTTAGATGGTTGGTCAACAGCTTTAGTATTCAAAGACTTTGTTTTGCTCTACCAAGCTTTTTGTCAAGGTAAAGATATAACTTTACCTTCTAGCAGTTGCTTCGCTGATTATATTGCGTGGTTGCAACAGCAAGACTTAAACCAAGCAGAAACTTTTTGGCGGCGACTTCTTAAAGGAGTACAAGCACCTACACCCCTAACCAATCTTGAAGTCAATAACCTATCTCTTCAAGTAGAAAAATATGACGAACAACGGATTAAACTATCGGTTGCAACTACAGATAAGCTCAAAACTTGGGCAAAACAACATCAACTAACCTTAAACACCTTAGTACAAGGAGCGTGGGCTTTACTCCTGAGTCGCTATAGCGGTCAAAATGATATAGTTTACGGCGTAACCGTTTCCGGTCGTCCCGTTGACCTGCCAAATGCTGAATCGATGGTAGGAATGTTTATTAATACTCTACCTTTGCGGGTTCGAGTAGATGCCCAAATGTTTTTGCTACCTTGGCTTGAGCAACTCCAGCATCAATTACTAGAAATCCGTCAGTATGAGTACAGCCCTTTAGTTGAGATTCAAGGTTGGAGCGAAATACCGCGAGGAGTGCCGTTATTTGAGAGCATATTAGTATTTGAAAACTACCCCGTCGATCAGGCGCTGCAAAATTGGCAAGCAGATTTAGAAATTCGCAATCTTAGCGCTGTCGATAACACCAATTATCCGCTCACAATTAGCGCTATACCTGGGATTGAGTTAGAACTAAGAATTGAGTGCGATCGCCACCGTTTCGATACTTCGACTATTTCTCGAATGTTGGGACACTTGCAAACGTTACTAACAGCAATGGTTTTCAATTCCGAAGTACGCTTGCACGAGTTACCGCTATTAACCGCCGCCGAGAAACAGTTATTAGTAGATTGGAATAAAACAACTACTAACTATCCGCACCAGTGCATTCATCAGTTATTTGCCCAACAGGTAGAAAAAACACCAGATGCAGTAGCCGTAGTGTTTGAAGGTCAAAGCCTAACTTATCAACAATTAAACCTACAGGCGAATCAATTAGCGCATTACTTGCAGAAGTTAGGAGTCGGCGCAGAGGTCTTAGTAGGGATTTGTCTAGAACGCAGCTTAGATATGGCGATCGCAGTTTTAGCTGTCTTCAAAGCTGGCGGTGCTTACGTCCCCCTAGATCCCGATCGACCTTTGCAGCAACTAACTTTTATGTTGCAGGATGCGGGTTGTCAGATTTTACTAACTCACAAACATTTAGCCGCCGATTTTGAGTCAGGACAAATAATTTATTTAGATGCAGATCGGGGAATAATTTCTCAAGAATCACAATTACAACCTCACAGTACAGTTGCACCGGAAAACCTGGCATACCTCATTTATACCTCTGGTTCTACAGGACTTGCTAAAGGGGTAATGGTGACTCATAGCAGCTTGACTAATGCCTATTTTGGTTGGGAAGCAGCTTATCAACTGCAAAATATTAGCTGTCATCTGCAAATGGCGAATTTCTGCTTTGATGTTTTTGTAGGCGATTTAGTTCGGGCTTTGTGTTCTGGAGGCAAATTAGTTTTATGTCCCCGCGACTATCTTTTAGAACCCGCCGCGCTGTACTCTTTGCTGCGCCAGCATCAAGTAGACTGCGCCGAATTTGTCCCCGCAGTTTTAACTAATCTCGTTCAGTATTTAGCCAAAAGTCAACAGCGCCTTGATTTTATGCGGCTAGTAATTTGTGGTTCTGATAGTTGGTATGGCGCAGAATATCAAAAAATTCAAGCAGTGTTAGGCGATCGCGCGCGTCTAATTAATTCCTATGGTTTAACTGAAACTACTATTGACAGTTCCTACTTTGAAACAGTTACAGGTAACTTATCAATAGAGCAATTAGTCCCCATTGGTAGACCTTTCGCTAATACTCAACTTTACATCTTAGATCCTTATCTACAACCAGTCCCGATTGGAGTATGTGGCGAACTTTATATTGGCGGTTCAAGTTTGGCTAGAGGTTATCATCACCGCCCAGAATTGACCGCCGAAAGATTTATTCCCGATGGTTTTAGCGATCCAGGTAGCCGGATGTACAAAACTGGCGATTTAGCCCGTTATCTCCCAGATGGCAACATTGCTTTTATAGGTAGAGTTGATTATCAAGTCAAAATTCGCGGTTTTCGGCTTGAATTAGGGGAAATTGAAGCCATCCTCAGCCAACACCCAGCCGTAGAAAAAGTTGTAGTTGTAGCTAGAGAAGATGAACTCGGAAAACGCTTAGTAGCTTACATTCAGTGTCAAGATGTTATTTTGCAATTGCGCGATTTTCTGCAATCAAAGTTACCGCAATACGCCATTCCTTCAGCGTTTGTATTGCTTCGCGCGCTGCCACTTTTAGCTAATGGTAAGGTTGATCGGCGATCGCTACCCCAAATCGATCTAGCAGCGAATCTCGATACCTTTATGCCCCCTCGCACCCCTATAGAGGAAGTATTAGCAGGCATTTGGGCAAAAATTCTCCGTGTTGAAAAAGTAGGCATTCACAACAATTTCTTTGAGTTGGGGGGACATTCTTTACTTGCAACTCAAGTTGTTTCTCGCCTCCGCGAAGCTTTTAAAGTTCAGCTACCTTTACGGGCGTTATTTGAATCGCCAACCGTTGCGACTTTAGCGCAAAGCTTAATTACTTACGAGTTAAAGCCAGGAATGACTAAGAAAATCGCCCAAATATTGCAACAGATTGAGGGAATGTCCGCAGAAGATGCGAAAACTGCGTTGCAAAGTAAGAAAGCGGTTAAATCTGTTAATTAA
- a CDS encoding non-ribosomal peptide synthetase: MQSTTLTGYRLSPQQEHLWQFNPTANSQCSITIQGNLNPEILKSAIQNIVSQYEIFRTNFDCLPQTKVPVQIIRDRQSISLDYHEWDTLPIPTQNLKIAELFQQQSYKNVNSETGSLLQLTLVKLSANKHVLLVTLPTAIADVISLQNFVQEISIFYTAAINNQEVDNDILQYADIAEWQHELLLEAEGKAYWENKNILCSPIKLPFEQHLKQDIQYQLLKVDIVKQKNDNLPANYASWLLTCWIVLLWRNTDVTEITINSLYDGRKHEELRSAIGLFAKYLPLVCSLKPDLSFSQVWQQVQSSVNEAYQWQDYFVGQQNDQDFTDLPIAFDFIERSPQYTAGEIFFAISQQYACIGRCKLKLSCWHQNDNLVLELHYDSLIYQAQDICRLTEQFQQLLTSATNNPQTLISELEILGDREKHQLLTEFNNTQTTLPSYQLIHQLFAAQVARTPDNIAVIFQEQKLTYDELNKRADQLANYLQQLGVKPETVVGICVEKSLEMIIGILAILKAGGAYLPLDPAYPQERLAFILQDTQAPIVLTQQKLVQNLPTHLAKVLCLDADLQDTEAASQSSYAVTSTNLAYIIYTSGSTGKPKGVQISHQNLVHSTQARINYYSEPARNFLLLSSFAFDSSVAGIFWTLCSGGALILPQAKGEQDIPYLLDLITQHQISHVLTLSSLYAIVLEQAKPAQLASLQNVIVAGESCLPALVNHHQQLLPQTSLYNEYGPTEGTVWSSATKLTVPVSIGRPIANTQIYLLNSCLHPVPLGMAGEVYISGDGIARGYHNRPDLTAERFIPHPFSDVQGLRLYKTGDLARYLADGNIEFLGRIDQQVKIRGFRIELGEIETAIMQHPSIRTSIVVARNDVSDFQRLIAYIIPESGKIAPTLTQIHQFLQPQLPEYMMPSALVGIISIPRLPNGKIDLKALPEPELSRTFVAPRTITEKTLTTIWQQVLRLEQVGIHDNFFELGGDSIVSIQMVSKANQAGLKLTPRQIFEQPTIAQLGAIALLTPTTLIDQGLVTGAVPLTPIQHWFLAQNQPDAYHWNQSLLLEVAPGSNPDLWEQIVQHLLNHHDALRLIFQQQESGWQQTIGSQQREVFTTVDLSALPESEQKIAIEATATKLQASLNLAESLVRFVWFDLGRSPSRLLIIVHHLAIDGVSWRILIEDLQTAYQQLSQGEGIALPDKTTSWQTWALHLQEYSQSLPQLNYWSTQLQKPVTALPVDDAGGKNTVAEANTVSVYLSQQETQALLQEVHQAYRTQINDVLLTALLQVFTQWTGESSLFVELEGHGREEMFADVDLSRTIGWFTTHFPVRLEWQGSDLGNSLKAVKEQLRSLPDRGFDYGVLRYLSNAREKLLVPQAEVLFNYLGQTDQILSSSLFAPAAESIGGNRSLRGRRNYLLEITAVVVGDRLQVNWTYSQQIHHRTTIENLAADFIAKLRSLIAYCQAPPDAGYTPSDFPQAKLNSQDLNKFLAKFNRSSEETN, from the coding sequence ATGCAATCAACAACTCTTACAGGCTACAGACTCTCTCCTCAGCAAGAACATTTATGGCAATTTAATCCTACTGCTAACAGCCAATGTAGCATTACAATCCAAGGCAACCTTAACCCAGAAATATTAAAATCTGCCATCCAAAATATTGTCAGCCAGTATGAAATTTTCCGCACCAACTTTGATTGTTTACCACAAACAAAAGTTCCCGTACAAATCATACGCGATCGCCAATCAATTTCTCTCGATTATCATGAGTGGGATACCTTGCCAATCCCCACCCAAAATCTAAAAATAGCCGAACTATTTCAACAACAAAGCTATAAAAATGTCAATTCAGAAACAGGATCGTTATTACAACTAACCTTAGTTAAACTTTCCGCAAACAAACACGTATTATTAGTAACTTTACCTACGGCGATCGCTGATGTAATTAGCTTGCAAAACTTCGTTCAAGAAATTAGCATTTTTTACACTGCGGCTATCAACAATCAAGAAGTAGATAACGACATACTCCAGTATGCAGATATAGCCGAATGGCAACACGAATTACTACTAGAAGCAGAAGGAAAAGCTTATTGGGAAAACAAAAACATTTTGTGTTCACCTATTAAGCTACCTTTTGAACAGCACCTTAAGCAAGATATTCAATATCAATTATTGAAGGTCGATATTGTCAAGCAAAAAAATGACAACTTACCTGCAAATTATGCAAGCTGGCTGTTAACTTGCTGGATAGTTTTATTGTGGCGAAATACTGACGTTACGGAAATAACTATAAATAGCTTATACGACGGACGCAAGCACGAAGAATTGAGATCGGCAATCGGACTATTTGCTAAATATTTACCTTTAGTATGTTCTTTGAAGCCAGATTTATCTTTTAGCCAAGTATGGCAACAAGTTCAATCATCTGTGAATGAAGCATATCAATGGCAGGATTATTTTGTTGGGCAACAAAACGACCAGGATTTTACTGATTTACCAATAGCTTTTGATTTTATAGAGCGATCGCCACAATATACAGCAGGTGAAATCTTTTTTGCAATATCCCAGCAGTACGCTTGTATTGGTAGATGCAAATTAAAACTATCGTGCTGGCATCAAAACGACAATTTAGTATTAGAGTTGCACTACGATTCTCTTATATACCAAGCTCAAGATATTTGTAGATTAACAGAGCAATTTCAACAGCTATTGACGAGTGCTACCAATAATCCACAAACATTAATCAGCGAACTAGAAATACTAGGCGATCGCGAAAAGCATCAATTACTAACTGAATTTAATAATACCCAAACTACTCTCCCCAGTTACCAATTAATTCACCAATTATTTGCAGCACAAGTAGCACGTACTCCAGATAATATTGCGGTAATATTTCAAGAGCAAAAATTAACCTACGACGAACTTAATAAACGTGCCGACCAATTAGCCAACTACCTGCAACAACTAGGCGTTAAACCAGAAACCGTAGTCGGAATTTGTGTAGAGAAGTCGCTAGAAATGATAATTGGGATTCTTGCCATTCTCAAAGCAGGCGGTGCTTACCTACCATTAGATCCAGCCTACCCTCAAGAGCGGTTAGCTTTTATTCTTCAAGATACCCAAGCACCGATAGTCTTAACTCAGCAAAAACTCGTCCAAAATTTACCCACACATCTAGCAAAAGTTCTTTGCTTAGATGCAGATTTGCAAGATACTGAAGCTGCAAGCCAATCTAGTTATGCTGTAACTTCAACCAATTTAGCTTACATAATCTACACCTCCGGCTCTACAGGCAAACCTAAAGGCGTACAAATCAGCCATCAAAATTTAGTCCATTCCACTCAAGCGCGGATTAATTACTACTCTGAACCTGCTAGGAATTTCTTATTACTTTCATCCTTCGCTTTTGATAGTTCTGTAGCTGGTATTTTCTGGACTTTATGCTCTGGTGGCGCTCTCATACTTCCGCAAGCAAAAGGAGAACAAGACATTCCTTATCTCCTCGATCTAATTACCCAACATCAAATATCCCACGTCTTAACCCTGTCTTCCTTGTATGCAATTGTTTTAGAACAGGCAAAACCAGCACAGTTAGCCTCACTACAAAACGTTATTGTCGCTGGTGAGTCTTGTTTACCTGCGTTAGTCAACCATCATCAGCAACTACTTCCTCAAACATCCTTATATAACGAATATGGCCCTACTGAAGGGACTGTTTGGAGTAGCGCAACCAAACTGACAGTACCAGTATCTATCGGTCGTCCGATCGCAAATACGCAAATTTATCTACTCAACTCCTGTCTCCATCCCGTTCCCTTGGGCATGGCTGGTGAAGTGTATATTAGTGGCGATGGTATAGCAAGAGGCTACCACAATCGTCCTGATTTGACCGCCGAACGCTTTATTCCTCATCCTTTTAGTGACGTGCAAGGATTGCGGCTTTACAAAACAGGTGATCTAGCTCGCTATTTGGCAGATGGAAATATTGAATTTTTGGGACGAATTGACCAACAAGTAAAAATTCGCGGCTTCCGCATTGAATTAGGCGAAATTGAAACCGCAATAATGCAACATCCCAGTATCCGCACCAGTATCGTTGTTGCTCGAAATGATGTAAGCGACTTCCAGCGTCTAATAGCCTATATCATCCCTGAATCAGGAAAAATAGCGCCTACTCTTACCCAAATACATCAATTCCTCCAACCGCAGCTACCAGAGTACATGATGCCCTCAGCGCTCGTGGGTATTATCTCAATTCCTCGGCTTCCCAATGGCAAAATTGATCTCAAAGCATTACCAGAGCCGGAATTATCTAGAACTTTTGTTGCTCCGCGTACTATTACAGAAAAGACTTTAACCACTATTTGGCAACAAGTTTTACGCCTGGAACAAGTAGGCATCCATGATAATTTTTTTGAGTTAGGCGGAGATTCTATTGTCAGCATTCAGATGGTCAGCAAAGCCAATCAAGCAGGGTTAAAGCTTACTCCCAGACAGATATTCGAGCAACCAACGATTGCTCAATTAGGTGCGATCGCACTTTTAACTCCAACGACTCTAATAGATCAAGGATTAGTTACAGGTGCAGTACCCCTTACACCGATTCAGCACTGGTTTTTGGCACAAAATCAACCCGACGCGTACCACTGGAATCAGTCACTATTATTAGAAGTTGCGCCCGGAAGTAACCCCGATTTGTGGGAACAGATAGTACAGCATTTACTTAACCATCACGATGCACTGCGCTTGATTTTTCAGCAACAAGAATCTGGCTGGCAACAAACTATTGGCTCTCAGCAAAGGGAAGTATTTACAACAGTAGATTTATCAGCATTGCCAGAAAGTGAGCAAAAAATAGCAATAGAAGCTACCGCCACCAAATTGCAAGCTAGTTTGAATTTAGCAGAATCGCTAGTAAGGTTTGTGTGGTTTGACTTGGGGCGATCGCCTAGTCGTTTATTAATTATCGTTCATCACTTAGCTATAGATGGCGTTTCTTGGCGGATTTTAATTGAAGACTTGCAAACTGCCTATCAGCAACTTAGCCAAGGTGAGGGGATTGCTTTGCCTGATAAAACAACGTCGTGGCAAACATGGGCGTTGCATTTACAAGAGTATTCCCAGTCTTTGCCACAACTAAATTACTGGTCAACACAATTGCAAAAACCCGTGACAGCTTTACCTGTGGATGATGCGGGGGGCAAAAATACTGTAGCAGAGGCTAATACTGTATCTGTATATCTGAGCCAGCAAGAAACCCAAGCTTTATTGCAAGAAGTACATCAGGCTTATCGCACCCAAATTAATGATGTGTTGCTGACGGCGCTATTACAAGTTTTTACTCAGTGGACAGGAGAAAGTTCGCTCTTTGTGGAATTGGAAGGACACGGGCGCGAGGAAATGTTTGCTGATGTAGATTTGTCGCGGACAATTGGCTGGTTTACTACTCATTTTCCTGTACGGCTGGAATGGCAAGGAAGCGATTTAGGCAATAGCTTGAAGGCTGTTAAAGAGCAATTGCGGTCGTTGCCCGATCGCGGATTTGATTATGGTGTACTGCGCTATCTCAGTAATGCAAGGGAAAAATTGCTAGTACCTCAAGCTGAAGTCTTGTTTAACTATTTAGGTCAAACCGACCAAATATTGTCATCATCGCTGTTTGCACCCGCCGCAGAGTCGATTGGGGGAAACCGCAGCCTACGAGGAAGGCGGAATTATTTGCTAGAAATTACCGCCGTTGTGGTAGGCGATCGCTTACAAGTTAATTGGACTTACAGCCAACAAATCCATCACCGCACCACGATTGAGAATTTGGCAGCAGATTTTATAGCCAAGTTGCGATCGCTAATTGCCTATTGCCAAGCACCCCCAGACGCAGGCTACACGCCTTCAGACTTTCCCCAAGCCAAACTCAACTCTCAAGACTTAAATAAGTTTTTGGCAAAGTTCAACCGCTCATCGGAGGAGACAAACTAA